A stretch of Methanobrevibacter sp. YE315 DNA encodes these proteins:
- a CDS encoding site-specific DNA-methyltransferase → MKLTDNEKREIVQMIEDDESLPDEYRFKLFDNNQKVELLWDGKTNEKSNVVLPFQTIECIDEPRKTGKTSFKQSDLFNFDVDPRGRQLKGWSNKLIWGDNKLILSSLKNGPLREEIEAQGGIKLIYIDPPFDVGADFSMDIDIGDESITKEQNVLEEIAYRDTWGNGSDSFIAMIYERLSLMKDLLANDGSILVHCDYRVNSYIRLILDELFGKDNFKSEIIWKRTGGHHISNTRLDVMTDTILYYTKSDNFVYNPQYEVLSDEELDEKFPYLEPETNRRFNHEKLEKRSNASSAGETRIIQGKKVISDIGWVWSQKTFDERLEKNPYLIYWTNNGRPRYKNYADEYQGRDVGSLWTDVNPLASGSNERVGYPTQKPEILLTRIIKMASNENDLVADFFCGSGTTLAVAEKLGRKWIGSDLGKFAIHTTRKRMINIQRELKASGKDYRSFEILNLGKYERQYYMSIDSEVLDENQEIILSQKEKQFTSLILSAYKAQPVNGFNTLKGNKLGRFISIGPIDMPVSRLFVEEVLNECIEKQLTKVDILGFEFEMGLFPDIQDYAKDKAIDLSLKYIPKDVFDKRAIEKDQVKFYDVSYIDVDYELKNNNISIELTDFAVFYNQDEEKVPTRKGQSILKISNGKLIKVKNDNGIIKQEMITKHWTDWIDYWSIDFDYESKKEIIRINDDEEWTGKYIFENEWQSFRTKSDRKLLLKSTPYPIKKGKTKIAIKVVDIFGNDTMKIIEVNNGGK, encoded by the coding sequence ATGAAATTAACAGATAATGAAAAAAGAGAAATTGTCCAAATGATTGAGGATGATGAATCTTTACCTGACGAATACAGATTTAAACTTTTTGATAATAATCAAAAGGTCGAATTACTGTGGGATGGTAAAACAAATGAAAAATCTAATGTTGTCTTACCATTTCAAACAATTGAATGTATTGATGAACCTAGAAAAACTGGAAAAACATCTTTTAAGCAATCCGATTTGTTTAACTTTGATGTTGATCCAAGAGGTAGGCAACTTAAAGGTTGGTCAAATAAATTAATTTGGGGAGACAATAAATTAATTCTAAGTAGTCTAAAAAATGGGCCTTTAAGAGAAGAAATCGAAGCACAAGGAGGAATAAAACTCATATATATTGATCCTCCTTTTGATGTAGGTGCTGACTTCTCAATGGATATCGACATTGGTGATGAATCAATTACAAAAGAACAAAATGTTTTAGAAGAAATTGCTTACAGAGATACATGGGGTAATGGTTCAGATAGTTTCATTGCTATGATTTATGAAAGATTATCCTTAATGAAAGATTTACTAGCTAATGATGGTTCAATTTTAGTTCATTGCGATTATAGAGTTAATAGTTATATTAGATTAATTTTAGATGAATTATTTGGAAAAGATAATTTTAAAAGTGAAATTATTTGGAAAAGAACTGGAGGTCACCATATCTCTAATACCAGATTGGATGTGATGACGGATACTATTTTATATTATACTAAATCTGATAATTTTGTTTATAATCCACAATATGAAGTATTATCTGATGAAGAATTAGATGAGAAATTTCCTTATTTAGAACCTGAAACCAATAGACGATTTAATCATGAAAAATTAGAAAAAAGATCAAATGCATCCTCAGCTGGTGAGACTAGGATTATCCAAGGAAAAAAAGTAATAAGTGACATAGGTTGGGTTTGGTCTCAAAAAACATTTGATGAACGTCTAGAAAAAAATCCGTATTTAATTTATTGGACAAACAATGGTCGACCTAGATATAAAAATTACGCAGATGAATATCAAGGTAGAGATGTTGGTAGTTTATGGACTGATGTAAATCCTTTAGCATCAGGGTCAAATGAACGTGTTGGTTACCCAACTCAAAAGCCAGAAATATTATTAACCCGTATAATAAAGATGGCTTCTAATGAAAATGATCTTGTTGCTGACTTTTTCTGTGGTTCTGGTACAACATTGGCAGTGGCTGAAAAACTTGGTAGAAAATGGATTGGTTCCGATTTAGGTAAATTTGCTATTCATACAACTAGAAAACGAATGATTAATATTCAAAGAGAGTTAAAAGCTTCTGGAAAAGATTATAGATCATTTGAAATTTTGAATCTTGGAAAATATGAAAGACAATATTATATGAGTATTGATTCAGAAGTACTTGATGAAAATCAAGAAATAATATTATCTCAAAAAGAAAAACAATTCACTTCATTAATTTTATCTGCATATAAAGCACAACCTGTAAATGGATTCAATACTCTTAAAGGTAATAAATTAGGGCGATTTATTTCAATTGGTCCTATTGACATGCCTGTTTCAAGACTGTTTGTTGAAGAAGTTCTTAATGAATGTATTGAAAAACAATTAACTAAAGTAGATATTTTAGGTTTTGAATTTGAAATGGGTTTATTCCCAGATATACAGGATTATGCTAAAGATAAAGCTATTGATTTGAGTTTAAAATATATTCCTAAAGATGTTTTTGATAAAAGAGCTATTGAAAAAGATCAAGTGAAATTTTATGATGTTTCTTATATCGACGTTGACTATGAATTAAAAAACAACAATATTTCAATTGAATTAACTGACTTTGCTGTTTTCTATAATCAAGATGAAGAGAAAGTTCCAACTCGAAAAGGTCAATCCATACTTAAAATTTCAAATGGTAAATTAATTAAAGTTAAAAATGATAATGGAATTATTAAACAAGAAATGATTACTAAACATTGGACTGACTGGATAGATTATTGGTCTATTGATTTTGATTACGAAAGTAAAAAAGAAATTATTCGAATTAATGATGATGAAGAATGGACGGGTAAATATATTTTTGAAAATGAATGGCAAAGTTTTAGAACAAAAAGTGATAGGAAGTTATTATTAAAATCAACTCCGTATCCAATAAAAAAAGGAAAAACAAAAATAGCTATTAAAGTTGTTGATATATTTGGTAATGATACTATGAAAATAATAGAAGTAAATAATGGAGGGAAATAA
- a CDS encoding tetratricopeptide repeat protein, whose translation MNIQELLDKCEDAYFAHDYKRLIELCDEVFKIDPDSQNAIGYKSIAYCFLNQPEKALEILEKGIKLYPDNYYINNHLAMVYYDLGDYEKSLKYCEQGLKIKDFDWLFENKIKALLKLGRIDKAIECYENAPADIEICDLLIEAEKYDEALKYCLNEDIDDFELVIDKIKEANTQGLGEYYILWIDKIKFKYDTEVCPDCGGPLLPIIWGYPNPKLLEKAERGEVFLGGCDIPLFYTNYHCKKCNNEFYLGCEGLHIECEDYKLNEYIKYKIRELTRILKNNSTIFVRSLDALKKELRGFDDKEFDAFINHLKYLDYIDQPREGYIKLVGFKDLKCAKEYLDEGKFAAPEWLVYPQLSAWTIGWRMGAGEHYVMNLPHHDEEFRKLFPMPKYWNFRFSESPYKPHPLLGYFWREDGKPEYPNISDGIEINDFINLNDEKEFTSDTFRFKSIEQALLLSKCLHFKKCDKKDDFDVLDAVEFTLEEEKNWDIYKYSVLLNASYFKIMEDGDLKQKLLETGDEPLIYVSDDEENLFGRALMELRDEIRRLCKNEDLIDWEYTEYLKYKPWY comes from the coding sequence ATGAATATACAAGAGTTATTAGATAAATGTGAAGATGCATATTTTGCTCATGATTATAAAAGACTCATAGAGCTTTGCGATGAAGTTTTTAAAATAGATCCAGATAGCCAAAACGCAATCGGTTATAAATCAATAGCTTACTGCTTTTTAAACCAACCTGAAAAGGCATTAGAAATTTTAGAAAAAGGAATCAAACTTTATCCTGACAATTATTATATCAATAACCATCTTGCAATGGTATATTATGATTTGGGAGATTATGAAAAATCTTTAAAGTATTGTGAGCAGGGTTTAAAGATTAAAGACTTTGATTGGCTATTTGAAAACAAAATAAAAGCTTTACTTAAACTGGGCAGAATTGATAAAGCAATTGAGTGCTATGAAAATGCACCTGCAGATATTGAAATCTGCGATTTGTTAATTGAAGCAGAAAAATACGATGAAGCTTTAAAATATTGTTTAAATGAAGATATTGATGATTTTGAGTTGGTCATTGATAAAATCAAAGAGGCAAATACTCAGGGACTTGGAGAATATTACATTTTATGGATTGACAAAATAAAATTTAAATATGATACTGAAGTCTGTCCAGATTGCGGAGGGCCGCTACTTCCAATTATTTGGGGATATCCAAATCCAAAATTACTTGAAAAAGCTGAACGTGGAGAAGTATTTTTAGGAGGTTGTGATATTCCTCTATTTTATACAAATTACCACTGCAAAAAATGTAATAATGAATTTTACTTAGGATGTGAAGGTTTACATATAGAATGTGAGGATTACAAGTTAAATGAATATATCAAATATAAGATTAGAGAATTGACTCGTATACTAAAAAACAATTCAACAATCTTTGTTAGATCTCTTGATGCTCTTAAAAAAGAATTAAGAGGTTTTGACGATAAAGAATTTGATGCATTCATAAATCACTTAAAATATTTAGATTACATTGACCAGCCACGTGAAGGATATATTAAGCTAGTGGGATTTAAGGATTTGAAATGTGCAAAAGAGTATTTGGATGAAGGCAAATTCGCTGCCCCAGAATGGTTAGTTTATCCACAATTGTCAGCATGGACAATAGGTTGGAGAATGGGTGCTGGTGAACATTATGTAATGAACCTACCGCACCATGATGAGGAATTTAGAAAGCTATTTCCAATGCCAAAATACTGGAATTTCAGATTTTCCGAAAGTCCATACAAGCCACATCCACTACTTGGTTATTTCTGGAGAGAAGATGGAAAGCCAGAATATCCAAATATTTCAGATGGAATTGAAATAAATGATTTCATCAATTTAAATGATGAAAAGGAATTCACCTCAGATACATTCCGCTTCAAATCAATTGAACAAGCACTATTGCTTTCCAAATGTTTACATTTCAAAAAATGTGATAAAAAAGATGATTTTGATGTGCTAGATGCAGTTGAATTTACTTTAGAAGAAGAAAAAAACTGGGACATTTATAAATACTCCGTCTTGCTTAATGCAAGCTATTTTAAAATCATGGAGGATGGAGACTTAAAACAAAAGCTTCTGGAAACTGGTGATGAACCATTGATTTATGTTTCAGACGATGAGGAAAATCTCTTTGGAAGAGCATTGATGGAACTTAGGGATGAAATAAGAAGACTTTGTAAAAATGAAGATTTAATCGATTGGGAATATACTGAATATTTAAAATATAAACCATGGTATTAA
- a CDS encoding pseudomurein-binding repeat-containing protein, with protein sequence MKDNISWTSFCQAMNSIAYWLLQNKKKYKKRDHYQILTLNGSCSDIEKKAKKLGSDKLVAMYTMALIKDNTSLDFLPNYVTLKNGEKIDKAEYVDMAIRTEAYIRANKRLPAIVYRMSTLPDYKDSTMKLFINVFNFKGNTIDEALAIIAKKELYSKYFNSQKTDKKTINDAKSGKGSNCVDWGQVYYRIAKSLGYDVQFVHVKCRVSGTGHIRLRLKHKKHTGGNWINRDPAAVADTTSGNVRSLWCEDGYLIAYDPSWIFTDLYSS encoded by the coding sequence ATGAAAGATAATATTAGTTGGACAAGTTTTTGCCAAGCTATGAATTCCATAGCATACTGGCTACTCCAAAACAAAAAGAAGTATAAGAAACGTGACCATTACCAAATATTAACATTAAACGGTAGTTGTAGTGATATAGAAAAGAAAGCTAAAAAACTTGGAAGCGATAAGCTAGTTGCAATGTATACAATGGCTTTAATCAAAGATAATACGTCTTTGGATTTCCTTCCAAACTACGTAACATTAAAGAATGGAGAGAAAATCGATAAGGCTGAATATGTGGATATGGCAATAAGGACGGAAGCTTATATAAGAGCAAATAAAAGACTTCCCGCTATTGTATATAGGATGTCAACTCTTCCAGATTACAAAGATTCCACAATGAAGCTATTTATCAATGTATTCAACTTCAAAGGAAATACAATTGATGAAGCTTTAGCTATTATAGCAAAGAAAGAATTATATAGTAAATACTTCAATTCGCAAAAAACAGACAAGAAAACAATCAATGATGCTAAATCTGGAAAAGGTTCAAATTGTGTGGACTGGGGACAAGTATATTACAGAATAGCTAAATCTTTAGGTTATGATGTACAATTTGTCCACGTTAAATGCAGAGTATCTGGAACAGGCCATATAAGACTAAGATTAAAGCATAAAAAACATACTGGAGGTAATTGGATTAATCGTGATCCTGCTGCGGTAGCAGATACTACTTCAGGTAATGTAAGGTCTCTTTGGTGTGAAGATGGATATCTCATAGCATACGACCCATCATGGATATTCACAGATTTGTACAGTAGCTAA
- a CDS encoding DUF262 domain-containing protein: MSKLNIDQKTVKDLFSAKKTKFLIPDYQRPYAWGEDECQTLWEDLFNFSFPEENCDNFDSESDEYFLGPIVTFKNDAGDMEIIDGQQRLTTLMLLLRAFYDKFKNMKDDKSAKTRKQIEQCIWRTDEFGDAIKDELKIDSEVATDNDKEEFSEILRTGNVSKGKSSYAKNFNFFQDKIKEFTEEYVSYTPLLPLRIMQNCILLPIEAESRDTALRIFSTLNDRGKPLSDADIFKAQFYKYYSDKGEKESFIEKWKDLEVLCNSIFQPSSGSALDEIFTRYMYYERAKQGIKLSTTEALRRFYEKDSYALLKNDETFDNLIDLANFWNDVYDQNIERFSNEVLKRLYVLNYAPNGMWTYFVSVYYMEYRDDDGLLDDEEFYKFLSKITAFIWAYAVINPGVNALRTPVYPEMINIVNKEPVTFDEFLFSAEQVQNKFRSFDFKNQRPITKSMLTWWAFQEPEQECLPLEKAIEIEHIYARNRQKIEQGLTNPNNIDSLGNKSILEKKINIRASDYRFSDKIKYYQGFTTKKGKKEGTAIKELVNLSNSVTDFTETDIGQRETKIILKFIEYLKDNELLKN, from the coding sequence ATGTCAAAGCTAAATATTGACCAAAAAACTGTTAAAGATCTTTTTAGTGCTAAAAAAACAAAATTTTTAATTCCAGATTATCAAAGGCCCTATGCATGGGGAGAAGATGAATGCCAAACACTATGGGAAGATTTATTCAATTTTTCATTTCCTGAAGAAAATTGTGATAACTTCGATAGTGAAAGTGATGAATATTTCTTGGGCCCTATTGTTACTTTTAAAAACGATGCTGGAGATATGGAGATAATTGATGGGCAACAACGTTTAACTACATTAATGCTCTTACTTCGTGCATTCTATGATAAGTTCAAAAACATGAAAGATGATAAATCTGCAAAGACTAGAAAACAAATTGAACAATGCATTTGGAGAACAGATGAATTTGGAGATGCAATTAAAGATGAACTAAAAATTGATTCGGAAGTTGCAACTGATAATGACAAAGAGGAGTTTTCAGAAATATTAAGAACAGGTAATGTATCAAAAGGAAAGAGCAGTTATGCTAAAAACTTTAACTTCTTCCAAGATAAGATTAAAGAATTTACAGAAGAGTATGTAAGTTATACTCCATTGCTCCCTCTTAGAATTATGCAGAATTGTATTCTCTTACCTATTGAAGCTGAGTCTAGAGATACTGCATTAAGAATTTTTTCCACTTTAAATGATAGAGGAAAACCATTGTCTGATGCAGATATTTTTAAAGCACAATTCTACAAATATTATTCTGATAAAGGTGAAAAAGAAAGCTTTATTGAAAAATGGAAAGACTTGGAAGTATTATGTAATTCTATTTTCCAACCATCATCAGGCAGTGCATTGGATGAAATATTTACAAGATATATGTACTATGAAAGAGCAAAGCAAGGTATTAAATTATCCACAACAGAAGCATTGCGTAGATTCTATGAAAAAGACAGTTATGCTCTTTTAAAAAATGATGAAACCTTTGATAACTTAATTGACTTAGCTAACTTCTGGAATGATGTATATGATCAAAATATAGAAAGATTCTCTAACGAAGTTCTAAAAAGATTATATGTTTTAAATTATGCGCCGAATGGAATGTGGACATACTTTGTATCCGTTTATTATATGGAATATAGGGATGATGATGGATTGCTTGATGATGAAGAATTTTATAAATTCTTAAGTAAAATCACAGCATTTATCTGGGCATATGCCGTTATTAATCCCGGTGTTAATGCATTAAGAACTCCTGTTTACCCAGAGATGATAAATATTGTTAACAAAGAACCAGTAACATTTGATGAGTTCTTATTCAGTGCAGAACAAGTACAAAACAAATTCAGAAGCTTCGATTTCAAAAATCAAAGACCAATCACAAAATCAATGTTAACTTGGTGGGCATTCCAAGAACCAGAACAAGAATGTTTGCCTTTAGAAAAAGCAATTGAGATTGAACATATCTATGCTAGGAATCGTCAGAAAATAGAACAAGGACTTACAAATCCAAATAATATAGATAGTTTGGGAAACAAATCTATACTGGAAAAGAAAATTAATATCCGAGCTTCTGATTATAGATTCTCTGATAAAATCAAATACTATCAAGGTTTCACAACTAAGAAAGGTAAGAAAGAAGGCACTGCTATTAAAGAATTAGTTAATCTTTCAAATTCAGTGACTGATTTTACAGAAACTGATATTGGGCAACGTGAAACAAAAATAATCTTGAAATTCATTGAATATCTAAAAGACAATGAATTACTCAAAAACTAA